The following DNA comes from Ochotona princeps isolate mOchPri1 chromosome 8, mOchPri1.hap1, whole genome shotgun sequence.
aaccactgacaagtacgagagccaaatgggatgggggacagactggactagtctgctacacatactggcaaaccagggcagggggcgggcctggtgggagttattgtgggtcactccgactaggcttcagctcccactggttgatgtgagggccaagtacgtgctgggcagaaccaggctggactgcaacacccactggttccagtgcaagtcgggactgaaaacagaaccaacccagcaactgtaaccaccagctgatcgtggagatggactgtgccgggccctgtgcttgctagaacatacaagaatctggtctgggaatacctcaaagtttctgtggggatttccccaatcgaaatgctggactcagaaccctagccaagaaaagacagaagaaagaacaagtcaatcaaccatttcagctatatgttagcagcgaaaaattgggcaaatgaagactctatcaatcagtggattcttcaacaacctcaccgAGCtaggagtggtgaaaatggcatcgattcataactggtgaactattaaaaccacctgaacaaggatctcagagcatgccccacatctgggacttggggagggtgggaaactgggtggggcttctccctcaatatccccctttacctcagatacaagaaggaaacaatatggacatactagtcttacccacttccctatagcccctgaacctttttaccataattaactatgtaaagattgtcaacaatagaattaaaataaaaaataaatatctatatatatttatttatttattattttaattctatatagagagagagagatttatttattttctattttaattccaTCATAAAAGAAGACAAAGACCACCAATGGTGCCTATGCAGCATCCCAATTCTAAAACCATGAGAttatctcagaatgcagaaacaaaaagtaaTCCTGAGCTAACATTTCCCAGACAGTCAAATTGAAAAAGGAAGCCTACCTTGTCCTTCAATAGTATTCCTAAGGATGAAAGTTGCTCCAAATCCTTTTCCTGATCTCTGGATACAAATCCCCAGGAACTGGCTGGTTTTTCCCTTGGCATATGGATCAGCAGTGGTGACACGAAGTATGCTTCCTAAAAATTCAGGAGAAGTGAACTTCCATATAAGACAAATAAACAGCATTCTAGGTAATTAAACCTCATAAATAGTTTAATACAATATTAGGACTAGGTACCTCTCCTGGGCAAAACCCAAATaggtaaaaaaaattttctatgaaaaaaaaaaccactctcaAAACCAGTAAGCATCTAGTTCTCACTGACCAACATAGAACTCTGGAATGTGGAGTACTTTTCTCCTTTCTAGCATATCTTTTCTTTCTAGCTGGAATTTCAGAGGATTTGTTCTTCCCCTTGGAGGAATGAATTCAGGACTCAAGAACctatagagaaaaagaaacacaaaaaacataactttaaaaagtgaaaacaatacAATGTTAATATGTTTTCTTATGAAAAATAAGGGAAGTCACTTTTACTTCTAAAATTGTTCTGAAATTATTGTTAATGTAATGGAAACAGTTAACAGTGCCTAAGTACTCAGGGCATTTTATTAAAACCCTTATTAAACAACGTAATTAATCCTTACACTAATCAAATGGGGTTGGTGTCATCATTTCCTTAGAAGAAACTGGAGCTTGGAAAAGGTAAATAATTGATGCATTATTATACGAGCTATAAATGTGTCAAGGTTAAAATGTAGGCACATGTGTGAGCCAACAAAGTTGAGGATCCTAATCCCAGGCCCCACACTGAGCCATATATGTTATGAATTGCGTTGGAGGGTCAGCATGGTagctgaactggctaatcctcagcctgcaagtgccaattcatgacccagctgctctacttcctacccatctccctgcagtggcctggaaaagcagtagatgacccaaagccttaggaccctgtacacatgtgggagatccagaggaagctcctgcctcctggcttcagatcggctcagctccagcctttgcagccatttgaggagtgaaccagcaaatagaaatatttctctttgcctccttttcaatgaaaaaaaaaatttaaatctgactttcaaataaaaacaaataaactgtaaaaaaaatacttaacaaGCTATGTTGgaaaatgcataaatacataaCTCATCAACTGCCTTAAGAACGTTCTTCCTGATTTTGAACTTCTATATTACATTGAACATTCCTGTCTCTATCACCTCCCTTTCAGGAAATAAATTATCACCATAGCTGCAGCTCTGGCCACGCTGCCAACTTCCTACAGCTAACCACTAGTTCTAGTTCTACTGCCTATACTCATGAACTACCCAGATATTTCTTCGTTTTCCTCAATTTTCTACTTTGAAAATTTCCAAACCCAGCAAAAAGTTGAAATACTAATACAACACCCACATTTCTTCGCCTGCCTTTATCACCTGCTAAAATTTCCCTGTATTCGTTTTCCCTGTAGTTTTTTGCCTAAGTCATTTCAAAATGTCAAATATCAATGCACTGCATTCCTCAGTAACTCAGACAACTCATGCTAAAAACAGAGTCCTTCACAATACCTtcttaacaaaaaacaaaaacaaggtcaCTTCAAAAACATTATCTCATATGTAGTTCAGATGTGTCCCATCGTCCCAGACACATCTTTCACCCAAAGTCTAAACCTTCCCACATTCTATCTAGTTGGCAGACTCTTAAACCAGTAATTACTCCCCAGCTGTGTGCCTGATGGCACTGATTTTttaatgggcgccagttctaatcccagcagctccacttcccatccatctctctgcttgtggcctgggaaagcagtggaggacggcccaaagccttgggaccctgcacccgcgtgggagacccggaagagctcctggctcctggcttcgtattggctctgcacctgctgttgcggtcacctggggagtgaatcatcggacggaagatcttcctccctgtctctcctcctctctgtatatctgactttgtaataaaataaataaatcttaaaaacaaacaaacaaacaaacaaaaccagttaAGGTCTTATCTCACAGACCATCCCTGAAAAGGAAACCTCTGGAGCAGGACGGTGGCTCCGACCCAGGGAACTCCTACTGGAAGGTCAAGACCAGCTTGGGACTTTGGCGTTCAGAACCCCGTGTCCCGGGGGTCCCAGCCCGAGCCAGGACCCCCAGACCGTGCCAGGACCCCCAGCCCGAGCCAGGACCCCCAGCCCGCGCCAGGACCCCCAGCCCGAGCCAGGACCCCCAGCCCGAGCCAGGACCCCCAGACCGTGCCAGGACCCCCAGCCCGCGCTAGAACCCAGCCCAGCCTACGCCAACACCCCAGCCCGAGCCAGGGCCCCCAGCCCGAGCCAGGACCCCCAGCCCGAGCCAGGACCCCCAGCCCGAGCCAGGACCCCAAgcctccagctcccagggccGGCACCTCCACAGCCGACGCGCCCACGTGGAGTGCCCGAGCACCGCCGTGGGTCCAGGGCCCggcctcacctcctgtcctggtccGGGAGTCGGCGCTTGTCCACGATGACGGGCTTCGGCGGCGGCTGGAACTTGGGGGGCTCGGAAGGCCCCGTGCTCCGCTGCCGGCCTACCTCCGTGGGAAGCCCTGAGGAAACGGAAGACTGAGATAGGGCTGCTAGGGCGGCCCCGAGGTCCGCAGGGCGCCGCGATTTCCCCAACCCGCGGCTCCAGGGGCGGTCGAGGCCGGGGCCCACCCTGATCTGGGGGAGCGCCTCTCCCCAGCTCGCCAGCCCCGCTCCACTTACAGCAGGCAACAGAGGTCGGGGCCGGGAGCAACGCCCTGGCAGCGCGGAAGCTCCGGCTTAGGCTCTTAGAGGGCCCGTAGAGCCCTGCAAGGCGGGCCGCCATGCCTGCGGGCTCAGTGAGAACTACAACTCCCAGAGTGCAGCGCAATAAGGTCTGGCCGATTTCAGATGGTGGCTGTTATGGGACAAAATGCACAAGTCTTTGTCCTTTCTTCAGGTCTTCCTACCGTTTTCCTTAGGACATCGTAGGAAGAATACAGTTTACATTCCTCCACAAGGATATTTTCCCAGACGAGAAAGCTGTGTTCTTCCTTCTGATATCTTCACATTTTTTAGGTAAACTTTTCGTAGACTTTCATTCCTGTTAGGTGTCTTCCATCGGCAGCCCTTATTTTATTTGCAATATTTCATGACTTGTGCTTTTATTGGATTAATATTTAACTCTGCCATTATAAACTCCGTGAGAAAATGGATACAGGCTTTGCTCAGCGCTGTGTCCTGGCACCTAGCACCCATCTGGCCCTCCCTTGCTCTGCTGGGCTCACAGAAAGGAACATTAACAGCTGCCACCAAGTCCCGGGGCGCACAGGCAGCATTGTCCTTTTACAAACTGCCTCTCGGCAGGGCAACTTGGAGTGGCAACAGGCAGAAGAGGGCAAggtggaagagagaagaaaagcaataaaCTCGGGGTGAGCCCTGCCGTCCACCAGACACTGTTTTCTGCGGACGGGATGATTTGTACTCGCCTCGTTTTTCTACGAAGTGCAGAGCTGTCGAGCAGTGCAGAGGTGGGAAGGGGTGGCAGCAGAACCCTCCGGGAGTGCAGGGAGCTGCCGGTGCTGCCCTCTCCGCGGCTGACCCGAGAGAAAGGCAGTCCAGCCAGAACCGCCTGCACGTGGTCTCGCTCCTTCGTTTGCGTGGGTTGTCTTACGGTAAAATATTGAATGTGCCACGAAACATGCCAAGAAGCCCTCCTAGCGGAACGTAAGAGTTCTCAGCGTTCTGGAAGGCTTTACCTCAGGGCTCCGGGCGCCACCGCGGGCGCGTTCGGCTGCCCTCTGGTGGACACCACGGCACCCTGCACGGCTGGTTCTTCCAGTTCTCTTCAAACCGTTGTCCTTTTACAATAAATGCTTGGCTACCCGGAAGAAAAACTTGACCAGAAACCTTACAACCTCACAGCTTAGcaataaggtttttgtttttgttttgcttggtaACCGTGTTCTGACTCAACTGCAAGAATGTTCTCAGGTAAGCCTTCTCCAGACAGGATGAGACAGCGGAGGTTTGCAGGAAAGCAATGCTGTGGGAGGTCACGCCTCATCAACCCGATTTTGCGCCACAAAATCACCAGATAAACACTGCGTGCCCGCCGTGAACTGGTGGGCCAGGCATTTACCTTGAGGAAGCCCTCAAAGCGATAACTGCCGATAGACTGGGCGCTGTGGGCTGCTGTCACACAGGGGGAGGCAGCTTAGCCCTGCTGAGATAACTGGAAAGTCTCCCAGAATGAAGAACTGAACTGCTCCTTGGAGATACAACAAGTATCCCAGCCTCCTGTCCCACCGACAGACACACGTACAGAAGGTTCCAGTTAGGAGACCCTGGAGAAACAGCACAGCGCGCCACACCTCTGACAGCTCTGGAGTCTTTCTTACGGTAGACAAGAAGTTTTCCAGAAAGCTAAAGATTGCCGCTTCCAGTCGTGTACATCTATTTGAAAACAGTGTCGACAGTGGCCCGCAAAGATCCATATTGTGGGGGAGCACCCCTTTAGGGTCTTCCTTTACAGTGTGCCTTCGCCTTGGCTCCCCATCCCAGGAGACGGCAAACCACTGACCCCATTCCCCGTGGATGCTCGTAATTATTCCTGCTTCTTATTTTCGTAGGACTTAgagcaaatgagagagagaagagattttttttcccagtggtttatttttttgtttgcctCCTGCACTTAACTGGGAGTACTTGTCACGCAGAGCGGAGGCCAGTCCAGGGAGATTCAAGGCATGGTAGTGACCTCAGCAAGTGGTGGCAGAGCTGTGCCCTCGGACACCTGCCGGGCAAGCAGGCATGGCAGCCCAAGTGGGTGTTAAGGGTCCCAGTGACTGGCAGGGTATAAGGGTAACCCCTGGGGGAAGTTGTGGAAGTGTCCCCGAGCTGCCGAGGCGAGGAGGTGGCGCGGGTGTCTAGGCACGCCCCAGGTCCTGAGACAGCAGCCGGATGGAGCGGAACCCGGACAGTGCACGGAGCTGGATGTGACACCAGGTAGGAACTGGGGTGACGTTGTGCTGCTGGTGTTtgcttatttacatatttatcctGACTGCTTCAGCAGTGTATGCGAGCTCAGGAAATGGAGACACTGGGTGCAGATTTTGCCAACTGACTAGCTCAGACAGAAGCCTTGGTCTTCGCCTTTGCTCTCCCCCCGCCCAGCCCAGGCATGCTTCCCTTACGTTTGTAAGGACATGAGTCTGTGGGTCCTTCCCCTCCACCTCCATCTTCCGCAGCGAGGTGGAGAGCTGTCAGCTACAGCGCCCTGAggagtgatacacacacacacacacacacacacacacacccctacgtTTGGGAGTAAAGCTTAGTGTCCAAAGTCTGGAAAAGGGGAAGCTGAAGTTTCTGGATCTGAGAGATGAGCAGCTTTAGCTGGCCCTGATGTgtgaggtggggggtggggaaggcacaGCGTGGGCACACTGGAGCCCGCGGCCAGGCCCACGCAGCAGGATGGCACTCCCCGGGGATGCCTTCCAGGGAGAGTCAGGGCAGCCCCAGCAGACTCCGGATGATACGAGGGAACTCTCTCTACTGGAAGACTGGATATTGCTGAGAGCTCAGGAACGCTAGATtgagaaatgttttcttatttgaaaggaaatattCATAAATGGAATGACTTAGGCACCCAGTTTCTGTATTTTGTAaaccaaaattattttatgtgtttttaatttgagTTACatagtggagagacagagagaaattttccgtCTATTGGGTTTACTTCTcagttggctgcagtggctggagctgagatgatccaaagccaggagcctcctatcggtctctcatgtgggttcagggtcccaaggctttgggccatcctccactgctttcccagtggagcagctgggacatgaactgacacccctatgggatgctggtgctgcaggcagaggctcaacctactataccacagcaccaatgTCACCAGGGAAATCAATGAAGGGAAAGAATTTGCTAAGAAGATCATTTGGTCTTTTAATTGACATATAATAATTGTACTTATTTGGGGAGGAGGCAGCATAATAATTCCAAACATGTATACAATGTGTACTGAACAAATCTGGGTAATCAACATTTTTATATccttcaaaattttcatttttttgtgttggGCAACTCTGAACTCCTTTCTcctaggtatgtatgtatgtatgtatgtatgtatatgtgtatgtatgtatatgtgtatgtatgtatgtatatgtgtatgtgtgtatatgtgtatgtgtgtatatgtgtatgtgtatgtatgtatatgtatatgtgtatgtatatgtatgtatatgtgtatgtatgtatgtatgtatgtatatgtgtatgtatgtatgtatttatttatttttattggaaaggcagatttacagaaaggagagagagaaagatctgtctgctggttcactccccaaatggctaaaacagctggagctgaaccaatctgaagccaggagcaaggagcctcttctgggtttaccacatgggtgcagggtcccaaggctttgggccgtccttgactgctttcccagaccacaagcagggagctggatgggaagtggaacaactgggatgtAAACTGGGACTCATATAgcatcccggcatgtgcaaggcaaggatttagccagtgagctatcatgccaggccctctcctggtattttataaaatgtattgttGGAACTGCAGTCATACGGCCATGCTATAGAACAGTATAGCTCATTCCTTCCGTGCAAGTGTATTTTGTTGCCTGTTATTCATTCTGCCACTCtatcccctcccctcttcccttgtTAATTCTAGTAATCACCATTCTACTTTACTTCTATGATCAACAGAAAGGATCTGTTCTGAGTGCTTAAAAACACAGATTGGTTTGATATCATAAAAATGCCTGAAGGAGATGTCATGTAATTTGACCAGACTTAAAAGCAAGTACATTAGCATGCTTTTTCATGGACACTGGTAGAAGACACAAGGCTCCCGGCTCAGAGATGAAGGGCGTTACGGCTCATGAGGCAGCTGAGCATTCACCTGCCCTGACGGGTCCCTTCCCCGCAGGTCCCACGTGGAGGAGACCACAGCTGCAGGGCTCCCAGCCAGGTGTCCATCACAGCAGGGCACCACTGGGCTTAGAGGACACATGGCTTCCCCATGAGCCATAAGCAAACCAGTGCTTTCTACTAAATGGCACAGCTTCATCCTTCTCAGTTGTTCCCTGCAAACTCTAGCCTGCACAATGGTCTGGGTGGCTGGTATGTCTGTCACACTGAGCAAGTCACCACCAAAAAAAGGGTGGGCAGTTGTTTAGAATCAGGATTGCACGACCTAGAAACTGGCACATCACCTCAGAGTTCCTTGTTCTTCAGGATGTCCTGACCACTCAGCCGAATGCCTACCACTGTGAgtacattttttaatgaaaaggtttatttaccttattggaaaggcagatttatagacagaaggagagacatagagcaagatcttccatctgctggctcactccccaaatagccacaacagcgagaactgggccaatctgaagtcaggagctttttctgggtctcccatgtgggtgcagggtcccaaggctttaggccatcctctgttaccttcccatgacacggcagggagctggaagggaagtggagcagcctggacatgaaccagcacccaaagccTGTTGAGCCGTGGCATCAACccctgtgtgtgtatttttaaaaatacttaaataaaacttggggctggagccagggtgTGCAGGCCAAGCCTctacctatggtgccagcatcccattttggcaCCTGTCCTAgcaacttcacttctgatcctgttctCTGCGCAtggcgtgggaaggcagtggggtgaagtgctcttgggcccctgcacccatgtggaaaacccagaagaagctccgggctcctggctcctggctttggactgacccagctcaggctgtttttgccactttgggagtgagtacAGGGTGACCAGAAGCTGAAGGGGGTCAGCTGATGGACCTCCCTCAACATCTGGCCAGCAGCCAAGTAGGTGCCTCTGATCAAGACACGCTGCAGAGGACTCTGTGAAGAATGTCTGCTTGTTTCCAATTTGCAGAAATAACATGAATTTAGTAGTGACTCAAGGTCACCTTCACTCAGCGCAACTAGTGTCTCCCCAAATCTGTGCTCCTCAGGGCAGAGGAGAGAAAATGCTTGGAAAGTCAGCGCtgctcagcaggtgcaggtgaaACCCTTACCTGTTTCCTCTCTGACCAGTGCAGCGCCCCTTCAATTTCACACCAGGAGCAAGTGCCTGAGACTCCCCTTCAAGCCATGTTTCGCTGGTTAACAAGGGACTGGAAGGAAgtagagagaggtgggggagccATGCCTTGCACTATTCAGGTATTTGAACTAGTAACCATGACTAGCAGTGACTCACAGTTGGAGAGTGGCATTCCCCTGGGGATCCTTCCTCCTTGGATTCAGCATGGCCCACTCAGCCCTGAGATCTTCAAAGACAGCAACAGCAGTGATGGGAATTGTGGCATCCTTGCTTTTGCTGCAGGATGAGTTAGATGCTGCATGCTGTAGGCAGGAGGGGCCTGAGGCTGAGGTCTTTCTGTAACATCCACAAAAATTACAACCTACATGAAAttaattgccttggtgatgacaTGTAAGAGGTGGCTTAAATGCCCCCTGCCAGTAACTCCTGAATGAGCAATGGAACTCCAtaattaattgattttatttacCCACCAATTAattcctctccctgctccctcccccacaACCCCAAGACAAGGTAGGGAGACAGAAGCCGCCGATATTTCTAGGGTAATTGAATTTGCCTTCTGCTTGTTCAGGCTTGGTGAAGCTCCACATTGGGGAGAGACTGCAATATCTGGTGCTGTTGGAAGGCTGAGAGAGGCCCCTGCTGAAAGTCAGGGTCACCCCAAGGCTGTATGCATGGTGGGTCCTCAGGTTCCCAGCAAGTGCCACTGGGGAACCACGCTGGAGCAATTTTCCTGGATGTTACTAACCCATGTGCACATGTAGTCTGGGAGTGATTTCTAACCCTGGCAGTTCCTGCTCAACCTCTTGTGTGAAAAGTTTTCCTGTGCAGATTTCTTATGTAgcaagagactcctggcttgcTGGGCACCCCTGCAATATTACCTTTTGGGATCTCAGATTCTCCATGTCCTCAACTGAATTTCTCTGATCATTTCTCAACCACACAGGTCTCCTGTGTTTCTGTCTTCATGGACGAGACACTCACTCAGCTGCCCAGTTCTCAGCCATGGCTCACCAAGCCCAGACCCAGCCCTGTGATTCCACTTCATGGACATTCCTCAGGCACCCCATGTCCTTGTTGACGCTCTGGCTcaatcttcctccttcctcccatgGATTTTTTGGGGAGTTTCCTTTCCAGTCTTTCTTCTGGGGCTTCTCAAAGGAGGTGTTATGAGCCTCTTGGGAGAGAACACTTGTGCAGGATCATTCTAGcattattgttttttgtttgttttgttttgcatctgTAGCCTGCAGGTATGACGTATCAGTCATATCCTCTAGTAGTAAGAATCAACTTCTCTTTCTACGTGGGGAACTAGAAAGGAATTAAATTCTGCTCAGAGACAGGGAGGTCTAGAGGCAAAACAGGGCCACAAGGACCATCAGGGACTGATCTAGACCAAATCTGGAAGCAGGAGGCCGCGCCTTGGGTGGGGTTTCAAAAACAGGGCTCTCCTGGCTGGGGTACGCGTGCCGCCTGCCCAGGGAGCTGTTACGGAGCAGATCCACTTTTCAATACTGTGCCAATCCTCCATCAAGTCTATCTTCCCAGAGTACGGATATaagaaggattaaaaaaaaaagataccagacGTAACCCTCACCCTATACAGAAAAGGGACAGGAACAGATGACAAGAATGGAGACACAAGCAAGTGCTTGAGAATCGAAAAGCCGCTGGCTGTTTTCACCCTAATTCTTCCTAAAGGCTGGAAAGCACCTTGGCCAGCAGTAAGCAGTCATGACCAGCAGATGGCACCACCTGCCAGCGATACTAGGGAAGGAACGCTATGCACCCAATGGAAACACGCCCCTATCCCTGCCAAGGAGCCACTCCTGGCCCTGTAGCCCAGCACTTACAACCCAGGGCCCCTGTTGTGGAGGGCTGGTCTCGGAGGTGAAGGAGGGTGAAATGTTGCTTTTCGTGGAGCCAAGCAGGGGTGACCTCAATGCAGCTGTGAAGCTGTGTGTGACGCTCTGCTATGGCATGGGTTAGTTCCAGAGGTCACACTTGTCTGCTCACTGCAAGGAAGAACCAACAACTCAAGGGCAAAGTGCAGACCCCCAAAACGCGAGTCTGCTCCGAGGACCTGTAGACTGAGCAAGGCCCAGAAGATGGTTGGGTCATCATTGGAAAGAAACCATCTTCCCTGCGTCTTGTAACAGACCATTTTTTTCTGTACACATgtcaggggaaggggaggagatcTGGGGCTGCCAAGTCACAGGAGACAACTGGCTGCCGGCGAGGGGGCAGGAATGGTTGTGAAACGGTCTATTTAATGCTGGATACAGAGGTCTGGTCAAGCTGCGTCTACAAATCCTATCATTGCTGAAACAACCACGTGCCTCCCCGTTTGAAACCAAGACGGGGCTTGCCTCTCTGTCGATGCCACACAGTAACAGTAATGGATTCAGGACTTCCCAGAACGTCCGTGCGTACTCCATCCTCAGATACCTGGCTCCCGTGTTTTCTGAACGACGTCTGGGAAAAAGTTACAGATGCCGACAGAAACAAAACTCTAAGGAATGGGAGGCACAGGGCGATGGACATTGGCTCCGAGAGCGGAAGGAACACTGAATCCTTCAGGAAAATGAGCACACACATCCACTCATACTTTCTCCTTCTGTATTTTGAAAGCTCTCCCCAGGGGTCCCCCTAAAGCCCTCTTCTCTTCTCAGACTCTGCTTAGATCTGTGGCTTCAGTGAACCCCAATGTGCTAATGGCTTCTCCCACTCTCTGCAACTGAATGCTCCCCTCCCCGGGCACCTCTGAGGGGCACAGGAAGTCAGGATGGCCAAAGCACAGCTCCCTCTGCTGGGAGGACAGTGCTGGGAGAATGCTGATTAGGGGGAGACCAAGTCCATTTGTCACTCCACTGTTTCTGGTCAGACATCCTCCAATAGGTCTTCTAGGTCTTTCTTCCCAGGAACCAAGTTCACAGTCATTTATCAACCAGTTGGGATGGTATACCTTAATCAGTATTGTAATTTCCTgggcaagttttattttttttttcccagtaaaaTCAATCACTAGTGGTTTCACATCTAAAAGCTTTGTGTCTGTAGGAAAGATTATCAAGTGAGATTTCTAGGCTAACTTGTATGTGTACTTGTACTTTTATTTGGAACTCTAAGAAtgatcttccttttcttttaatatttattatttgtttgaaaggaagagagagagagaccttccatttgcctGTTCATTCCTAAGATGGTTGGGCCACAGGCTGGCCCGGCTTAAGTCAAGAGCCACAAATTCCATCCGAATCTCCCACGCGAgaagcagaggctcaagcaccaGGCGAAATCTGTAGATATTTATGTTTCCTTCATCTCTGTAAGTTCTGCATATTAGCTTTCaagtttttttattataaatcattttgtcgctctgtcttcagaccagagagtgtatacctaagaagccgttgaacttatctggacaataagatgctggactctatgtttggtatatgcttgcaatgggggaatctcaactgaacttgaactgtggttatgcaacaaggtggaggaatccaccatggtgggagggtttggggaggggtggggagaatcccagtacctatgaaactgtgtcacataatacaatgtaattaatgaatttaaaataaaattaaaaaaaaaaatcattttgtcaaTATCAGGTGCAAACCATTCTTGTATTAACTTACATTTCCTTAGTAGGGAGACTGAGTTTCTCTTCAAAGGTTTATTATTCATTGGTTTTTCCCTCCCTTTTATCAATTGCCCGTTCACATGTTTTGCcagttttttcttcattttttctctaAAATCAGTTTCTTGGCACCCTATCTGTACTAGATACACCATCTGACTATTGCATGTATTAGAAGTATTATGTTCGTTCTACTGCTTTCACTTCTTTCTTATTTCCTTTGTGGTAGTTTTTGTGACACATATGAACAAAATAGTCCAATATATTCATCTCTTCTtttatgagttctgagttttgtgtcTTAAGGTCCAAAGTGCCGTAACACCTTTATGAAACGtgattttcatcttttcttcctGGGCTCTCCTGTTGGTCGGGCACCCCTTTTGCTGCCCAGCAGCCCATTCA
Coding sequences within:
- the MRPL19 gene encoding large ribosomal subunit protein bL19m, with amino-acid sequence MAARLAGLYGPSKSLSRSFRAARALLPAPTSVACWLPTEVGRQRSTGPSEPPKFQPPPKPVIVDKRRLPDQDRRFLSPEFIPPRGRTNPLKFQLERKDMLERRKVLHIPEFYVGSILRVTTADPYAKGKTSQFLGICIQRSGKGFGATFILRNTIEGQGVEICFELYNPRIQEIQVVRLEKRLDESLLYLRDALPEYSTFDMNMKPVTREPSKEVPVNKLQVKMKPKPWSKRWERPYFNIKGIRFDLCLTEEQMQEAQKWSQPWLEFDMMREYDTSKIEAAIWDEIEASRKSGAEGESGSSQSRC